Proteins found in one Candidatus Rokuibacteriota bacterium genomic segment:
- a CDS encoding SDR family oxidoreductase — MRAIVTGGAGFIGSHLVDRLATDGHSVLVLDNLATGRAENLAHRAGDAHVRLERVDVAEPEPLGALFEGADWVFHLAALADIVPSIERPLDYHRANVDGTVAVLEAARRSGVRRFCYAASSSCYGIPDRFPTPEDAPLRPQYPYALTKLLGEQCVLHWGRVYGLPVVSLRLFNVYGPRARTSGTYGAVFGVFLAQKLRGRPFTVVGDGTQARDFTFVSDVADAFVTAAESEAAGEVFNVGTGSPVTVNRVVELLQGEAVHVPRRPGEPDRTHAHIGKICQRLGWRPKVSIEEGVRVLLERIDDWRAAPLWTPESIEVATRDWFRYLGQA; from the coding sequence ATGCGGGCAATCGTGACGGGCGGCGCCGGGTTCATCGGCAGTCACCTCGTGGACCGGCTCGCGACCGACGGGCACTCGGTCCTGGTGCTCGACAACCTCGCCACGGGACGCGCCGAGAACCTGGCGCACAGGGCCGGGGACGCGCACGTGAGGCTCGAGCGGGTGGACGTGGCCGAGCCGGAGCCGCTGGGCGCCCTCTTCGAGGGAGCCGACTGGGTCTTCCACCTGGCAGCGCTCGCCGACATCGTACCGTCCATCGAGCGGCCGCTCGACTACCACCGCGCCAACGTGGACGGGACGGTGGCCGTCCTGGAGGCGGCGCGGCGGTCCGGGGTGCGGCGCTTCTGCTACGCGGCCTCTTCCTCGTGCTACGGCATCCCCGACCGCTTCCCCACGCCCGAGGACGCGCCCCTGCGCCCGCAGTATCCCTACGCCCTCACCAAGCTCCTGGGGGAGCAGTGCGTGCTGCACTGGGGCCGGGTCTACGGGCTTCCGGTGGTGAGCTTGCGCCTCTTCAACGTGTACGGTCCGCGCGCCCGGACCTCGGGGACCTACGGCGCCGTGTTCGGCGTGTTCCTCGCCCAGAAGCTCCGGGGGCGCCCGTTCACGGTCGTGGGCGACGGCACGCAGGCCCGCGACTTCACCTTCGTGAGCGACGTGGCCGACGCCTTCGTCACGGCGGCCGAGTCGGAGGCGGCAGGCGAGGTGTTCAACGTGGGCACCGGGAGCCCCGTGACGGTGAACCGCGTGGTGGAGCTCCTGCAGGGGGAGGCGGTCCACGTGCCCAGACGGCCAGGGGAGCCGGACCGGACCCACGCCCACATCGGCAAGATCTGCCAGCGGCTCGGCTGGCGGCCGAAGGTCTCCATCGAGGAGGGCGTCCGGGTCCTGCTGGAGCGGATCGACGACTGGCGCGCGGCGCCCCTGTGGACGCCCGAGAGCATCGAGGTGGCCACCCGCGACTGGTTCCGGTATCTCGGACAGGCGTGA